Proteins encoded together in one Bradyrhizobium sp. CB82 window:
- a CDS encoding DUF2231 domain-containing protein produces the protein MNPRSTAEIAGHPIHPMLIPFPIACFVLVLLSDIAFWRTSHDFWATASLWLLGIGLIMAALAAVAGLIDVLSDSQIYNLNDAWLHAGGNVIAVVLELINWYWRYQDGAVVPTGLILSLVVVLILLFTGWKGWDMVYRHKVGVVD, from the coding sequence ATGAACCCCAGATCGACTGCGGAAATTGCCGGGCATCCGATTCATCCGATGCTGATACCGTTTCCGATTGCGTGCTTCGTTTTGGTCCTGCTCAGCGACATTGCGTTTTGGCGCACCTCGCACGATTTCTGGGCGACTGCCTCGCTCTGGCTGCTCGGCATCGGCCTCATCATGGCCGCGCTCGCAGCCGTCGCCGGACTCATCGACGTGCTGTCGGACAGCCAGATCTACAACCTCAACGACGCCTGGCTGCACGCCGGCGGCAACGTGATCGCCGTCGTGCTCGAGCTGATCAACTGGTACTGGCGCTACCAGGATGGCGCAGTTGTTCCGACCGGCCTCATCCTGTCGCTTGTGGTCGTGCTCATCCTGCTCTTCACGGGATGGAAGGGCTGGGACATGGTCTATCGGCACAAGGTCGGCGTCGTGGATTGA